The Marinilongibacter aquaticus genome has a window encoding:
- a CDS encoding DUF4403 family protein: MHKKKSLVMELRSFATKCSVFLLLLLFACSKRISPEMPQESYANEAERLPQKEVSYITVPIDLRIDRIENQINAEFKGLIYNDDSFDDDDLKLKIWKQKDLHFFTRQSGVFEFEVPLKIWVEKRVSVLGFSQSPSTQFEIIAKFSSKPYISSAWQLQTVTNAQGFDWISEPKINVGGFTVSLKGLIGSVLDNYQGFIARKIDEAVVNEVDMKTPVLAVWNELKQSRKVNEEYNIWANVEPQDVLMSDLITSGGHLTTKIAIKAYIHTSLGQTQNLAKPSTSLPPLKFAKNLPEGFKVNLYNLIKFEEAERIVNQLYKNETFTFNEGKKVVLKQAKIYGGKGNKLIIQLETSGDLEGTVYLKGDPYYNIESRQLALRNTDFDLKTKNILMKAASWVIEGNMEKKVEREFGIPVDPIFEMAKTSIDSALHLNYRQFKLMGGITEIKPKTVELQPEGLMSIVEITGNLDVKL, translated from the coding sequence ATGCACAAAAAGAAAAGTTTGGTTATGGAGCTACGCTCATTCGCTACAAAGTGTAGCGTCTTTTTATTGCTTCTGCTTTTTGCATGCAGCAAACGCATTTCACCCGAAATGCCGCAGGAATCGTATGCCAATGAAGCCGAACGCCTGCCGCAAAAAGAAGTGTCGTATATCACTGTGCCCATCGATTTGCGTATAGACCGAATAGAAAATCAAATCAATGCTGAATTCAAAGGCTTGATCTACAACGACGACAGTTTTGATGACGACGATTTGAAGTTGAAAATCTGGAAACAGAAAGACCTGCATTTTTTTACCCGACAAAGCGGCGTATTTGAATTTGAAGTGCCTTTGAAAATTTGGGTAGAAAAAAGAGTAAGTGTCTTGGGTTTCAGCCAAAGTCCGAGTACTCAATTCGAAATTATCGCCAAATTTTCGTCCAAACCCTATATCTCCAGTGCATGGCAATTGCAAACGGTCACAAATGCCCAGGGTTTCGATTGGATCAGCGAGCCCAAGATCAATGTGGGAGGCTTTACCGTTTCATTGAAAGGCTTGATTGGTAGCGTACTCGACAATTACCAAGGCTTTATTGCCCGAAAAATTGATGAAGCCGTGGTGAATGAAGTGGACATGAAAACACCCGTATTGGCCGTGTGGAATGAATTGAAGCAAAGCCGAAAAGTAAACGAAGAGTACAACATTTGGGCCAATGTTGAACCCCAAGATGTGCTGATGTCGGATCTGATTACTTCCGGTGGCCATTTGACAACCAAAATCGCGATCAAAGCCTATATCCATACAAGTTTGGGGCAAACACAAAATTTGGCGAAACCCTCTACGAGCTTACCTCCTTTGAAATTCGCTAAAAATTTACCCGAAGGTTTCAAAGTGAACCTCTACAATTTGATCAAGTTTGAGGAGGCCGAACGCATTGTAAATCAACTTTACAAAAACGAAACTTTCACCTTCAACGAAGGGAAAAAAGTGGTGCTGAAACAGGCCAAAATTTACGGCGGAAAAGGGAATAAATTGATTATTCAATTGGAAACATCTGGCGATCTCGAGGGCACTGTCTATCTGAAAGGCGATCCGTACTACAATATAGAAAGCCGTCAATTGGCTTTGCGAAATACCGATTTCGACTTGAAAACGAAAAATATTTTGATGAAAGCCGCTTCTTGGGTAATTGAAGGCAATATGGAGAAAAAAGTGGAAAGAGAATTTGGCATTCCCGTCGACCCCATTTTCGAAATGGCCAAAACATCCATAGACAGTGCTTTGCACCTCAATTATCGCCAGTTCAAATTGATGGGCGGTATTACAGAAATCAAACCGAAAACGGTTGAACTGCAGCCCGAAGGCCTCATGAGTATCGTCGAAATTACGGGCAATTTGGATGTGAAGCTTTAA
- a CDS encoding 30S ribosomal protein S16 yields the protein MAVKIRLSRHGRKKRAIYNIVVADSRSPRDGKFIEKLGQYNPNSTPAQIEVNDERALHWLMTGAQPTDTTRKILSVKGLMLKKHLQVGVEKGAITQDDADKKFDTWLDEKAKVREGKLAKLASDKDAAKKAVFDAERKRKEEMEAKKKEAEAALIAEAEAQEAATEEAPEAAEEASEENAGNE from the coding sequence ATGGCTGTTAAAATCAGACTATCAAGACACGGACGTAAGAAGAGAGCTATCTACAACATCGTTGTAGCCGATTCAAGATCGCCACGTGATGGTAAATTCATTGAAAAATTGGGTCAATACAATCCCAATTCAACTCCTGCTCAAATCGAAGTAAACGACGAAAGAGCGTTGCATTGGTTGATGACCGGAGCACAACCTACAGACACTACCCGCAAAATTTTGTCTGTGAAAGGTTTGATGTTGAAAAAACACCTTCAAGTTGGGGTAGAAAAGGGTGCCATTACCCAAGATGACGCCGACAAAAAATTCGATACTTGGCTTGACGAAAAAGCGAAAGTAAGAGAAGGCAAATTGGCGAAATTGGCTTCTGACAAAGATGCTGCCAAGAAAGCCGTTTTCGACGCAGAGCGTAAGCGTAAAGAAGAAATGGAAGCGAAGAAAAAAGAAGCCGAAGCTGCTTTGATCGCAGAAGCTGAAGCTCAAGAAGCCGCTACCGAAGAGGCTCCTGAAGCTGCTGAAGAGGCGAGCGAAGAAAACGCTGGAAATGAATAA
- the rimM gene encoding ribosome maturation factor RimM (Essential for efficient processing of 16S rRNA), whose protein sequence is MHIEDCYFLGKITKPHGLKGEVVVWLDVDAPELYAEMDSVFLKIGNELVPYFIEEIQIRGKKSIAKFEDFERLEDTEKIINKELYLPLDNLPELDDDHSFYYHEIVGYALKSENSGEIIGLITQVYEGSGQDLLAFEKEGKEVLIPISDEIVKTLDREAKTLTVDLPDGLLELYLES, encoded by the coding sequence ATGCATATAGAAGACTGTTACTTCTTGGGAAAAATCACCAAGCCACATGGATTGAAAGGCGAGGTAGTGGTTTGGCTTGATGTAGACGCCCCCGAACTCTACGCCGAAATGGATTCTGTATTTTTGAAAATCGGGAACGAGCTCGTACCGTATTTTATCGAAGAAATCCAGATCAGGGGAAAGAAGTCTATCGCTAAATTCGAAGATTTCGAAAGGCTAGAAGATACCGAAAAAATCATCAACAAAGAATTGTATCTGCCTTTGGACAACCTGCCCGAACTCGACGACGACCACAGCTTCTACTATCACGAAATTGTGGGATATGCGTTGAAAAGCGAAAATTCTGGAGAGATCATCGGCCTCATCACACAGGTGTACGAAGGCTCTGGCCAGGACCTTTTGGCCTTTGAAAAAGAAGGCAAAGAAGTGCTTATTCCCATTTCAGATGAGATTGTCAAAACCCTCGACCGCGAAGCCAAGACTTTGACGGTGGATTTGCCCGATGGCCTTCTCGAACTTTATCTCGAATCCTGA
- the trmD gene encoding tRNA (guanosine(37)-N1)-methyltransferase TrmD — protein MRIDIVTCLPGLLEGFFSESIVKRAMDGGKVEVNLINLRDYGLGKSKQIDDYAFGGGAGMVMMMEPLVNCIEEQRAKRIYDEIIYMSPDGELLDQKACNQMSLAQNLLIICGHYKGIDERVREAYVTKEISIGDYVLSGGEIPAAVLTDAIIRLVPGAMNDETSALSDSFQDDLLAPPVYTRPADFNGQKVPEVLLSGNFKKIEEWRHEKALERTKERRPDLWKKTL, from the coding sequence ATGCGAATTGATATAGTAACCTGCCTGCCTGGACTGCTCGAAGGTTTTTTTTCCGAATCGATCGTGAAAAGAGCCATGGATGGGGGTAAAGTGGAAGTCAATTTGATCAATCTCAGAGATTACGGTTTGGGCAAAAGCAAGCAAATCGATGACTATGCTTTTGGCGGTGGTGCCGGCATGGTGATGATGATGGAGCCTTTGGTAAATTGCATCGAAGAACAAAGGGCAAAAAGGATATACGACGAGATAATCTACATGAGCCCCGACGGAGAATTGCTGGATCAAAAAGCCTGCAATCAAATGTCTTTGGCCCAAAACCTTTTGATCATCTGTGGACATTATAAGGGCATCGACGAACGTGTGCGTGAAGCCTACGTGACGAAAGAAATTTCAATTGGGGATTATGTATTGAGTGGGGGAGAAATCCCTGCTGCGGTACTGACCGATGCGATTATCCGGCTTGTTCCGGGAGCAATGAACGACGAAACATCCGCACTGTCCGATTCCTTCCAAGACGACCTGCTCGCCCCACCGGTTTATACACGTCCAGCCGATTTCAATGGCCAAAAAGTGCCCGAAGTTTTGCTCTCTGGAAATTTCAAGAAAATAGAGGAGTGGCGGCACGAAAAAGCCTTGGAAAGAACCAAAGAAAGAAGGCCAGATTTGTGGAAAAAAACTTTATGA
- the gyrA gene encoding DNA gyrase subunit A, with protein MAEENDNQQPESSPKGNIIPINIEDEMRGAYIDYSMSVIISRALPDVRDGFKPVHRRVLYGMSELGVYHNRPYKKSARIVGEVLGKYHPHGDSSVYDTMVRMAQEWSLRYPLVDGQGNFGSVDGDSPAAMRYTEARLKRIAEEMLADINKDTVDYQSNFDDSLKEPSVLPARIPNLLLNGTSGIAVGMATNMAPHNLSEVVAGIKAYIDNEQIEIEELMQYVKAPDFPTGGIIYGYSGVKSAFETGRGRIVMRSATNFETTKTGRERIIVNEIPYMVNKASMIEKTAALINEKKIEGISDIRDESDRHGLRIVYELKRDAVPNVVLNNLFKYTQLQSSFSINNVALVKGRPMTLNLKDMISHYVSHRIEVITRRTEYELKEAEKRAHILEGLLIALDHLDEVIALIRASKDPDEAKAGLMERFELSEIQAKAILDMRLQRLTGLERDKIISEYEEIKKLIERLKEILASEEIKKDLIKQDLDDINTKYGDERRSQIEMAGGDFNIEDMIPDDEMLVTVSHQGYIKRTPLVEYRTQNRGGVGSRGVKTKDEDYTEHLFTATNHNYLLFFTEKGRLYWLRVFELPEGTKTSKGRAIQNLINIESDDNIRAVLNVNNLSEEDYINNNYIVMCTKQGTVKKTLLEAYSRPRVNGIIAITINDGDQLLDVSLTNGNNYIIIGASGGKAVRFHESDVRAMGRGAAGVRGIRLEDGDEAIGMVCASREDAQLMVVSENGYGKRSDIEQYRITSRGAKGVKALNITEKTGKLVSIKEVTDEDDLMIITVRGIAIRMSISDLRIMGRATQGVKLIRLNDKDGIASVTRIVKEEEDIEDSESQENDDETPKSED; from the coding sequence ATGGCAGAGGAAAACGACAATCAACAGCCCGAGTCGAGCCCAAAAGGCAACATCATTCCAATAAACATCGAGGACGAAATGCGTGGAGCCTACATTGATTATTCAATGTCGGTGATCATTTCGCGTGCCCTTCCCGATGTCCGCGACGGTTTCAAACCCGTGCACCGTAGAGTGTTATACGGAATGTCTGAACTTGGGGTTTATCACAATCGTCCTTACAAAAAATCCGCACGTATCGTCGGTGAAGTTTTGGGTAAATACCACCCGCATGGCGATTCATCCGTATACGATACCATGGTGCGTATGGCCCAGGAGTGGTCACTTCGCTATCCTTTGGTCGACGGCCAGGGTAACTTCGGTTCGGTGGATGGCGATTCGCCCGCAGCGATGCGTTATACCGAAGCAAGACTCAAACGCATAGCCGAAGAAATGTTGGCCGATATCAATAAAGATACGGTCGATTATCAATCCAACTTCGACGACTCCCTCAAAGAGCCCTCGGTTTTACCGGCCCGGATCCCCAACCTTTTGTTGAACGGAACCTCGGGTATCGCCGTAGGTATGGCCACCAATATGGCTCCGCACAATTTGAGCGAGGTGGTGGCGGGAATCAAAGCTTACATTGACAATGAGCAAATCGAAATCGAAGAGCTCATGCAATATGTAAAAGCTCCTGATTTTCCTACCGGTGGGATAATTTACGGTTATTCCGGAGTAAAATCGGCCTTTGAAACGGGTAGAGGGCGTATTGTTATGCGTTCGGCCACCAATTTCGAAACGACAAAAACAGGTAGGGAACGCATTATTGTGAACGAAATTCCCTACATGGTGAACAAAGCCAGCATGATCGAAAAGACGGCGGCTTTGATCAACGAAAAGAAAATAGAAGGTATCTCGGATATCCGTGATGAATCGGACAGACACGGTTTGCGGATCGTGTATGAACTCAAACGCGATGCCGTACCCAATGTGGTACTGAACAATTTGTTCAAATACACTCAATTGCAGTCCTCTTTCAGTATCAACAATGTGGCCTTGGTGAAAGGTCGCCCGATGACATTGAACCTGAAAGACATGATCAGCCACTATGTGAGCCACAGGATTGAGGTGATCACAAGAAGGACTGAATATGAATTGAAAGAAGCCGAGAAAAGAGCTCACATCCTCGAAGGTTTGTTGATCGCTCTGGATCACTTGGATGAAGTGATCGCTCTGATACGGGCTTCCAAAGATCCCGACGAGGCGAAAGCGGGATTGATGGAAAGATTCGAACTTTCCGAAATTCAGGCCAAGGCCATTTTGGATATGCGTCTGCAACGTCTTACCGGACTTGAGCGTGACAAGATTATTTCGGAATACGAAGAGATCAAAAAATTGATCGAAAGATTGAAAGAGATTTTGGCCTCTGAGGAAATCAAGAAAGACCTGATCAAACAGGATCTCGACGATATCAATACCAAATACGGAGACGAAAGACGCTCGCAAATTGAAATGGCGGGTGGCGATTTCAACATCGAGGATATGATTCCGGATGATGAAATGCTCGTGACCGTATCGCATCAAGGCTACATCAAAAGAACCCCACTTGTAGAATATCGTACCCAAAACAGGGGCGGTGTGGGCTCGCGTGGCGTGAAGACGAAGGACGAAGATTATACGGAACACCTTTTTACGGCTACAAACCACAATTACCTGCTCTTCTTTACCGAAAAGGGTAGATTGTATTGGTTGCGTGTATTTGAGCTGCCAGAAGGCACCAAAACGTCCAAAGGCCGTGCCATTCAAAACTTGATCAATATCGAGTCGGACGATAATATCCGAGCTGTATTGAATGTAAACAACCTGTCTGAGGAAGATTACATCAACAATAATTACATCGTAATGTGTACCAAGCAAGGTACCGTGAAAAAGACCTTGCTCGAAGCCTATTCGAGGCCGAGGGTTAACGGTATTATCGCCATTACGATAAACGATGGCGATCAATTGCTCGACGTGTCATTGACAAACGGCAACAATTACATCATCATCGGGGCCAGCGGCGGCAAAGCCGTTCGTTTCCACGAGTCGGATGTACGGGCTATGGGTAGGGGAGCTGCCGGGGTGCGTGGTATCCGTTTGGAAGATGGAGACGAAGCCATTGGCATGGTTTGTGCCAGTCGTGAAGATGCCCAGCTGATGGTTGTGTCGGAGAACGGCTACGGAAAACGTTCGGATATCGAACAATACCGTATCACATCGCGTGGAGCCAAAGGGGTAAAAGCCCTGAACATTACCGAAAAGACAGGTAAATTGGTTTCCATAAAAGAAGTGACCGACGAAGACGATTTGATGATCATCACCGTAAGGGGTATTGCCATACGCATGAGCATTTCGGATTTGCGTATCATGGGCCGTGCCACACAAGGGGTGAAACTCATTCGTTTGAATGACAAGGACGGTATTGCTTCTGTGACACGTATTGTCAAAGAAGAGGAAGATATTGAAGACAGTGAAAGTCAGGAAAACGATGACGAAACTCCAAAAAGCGAGGATTAA
- a CDS encoding tetratricopeptide repeat protein produces the protein MRKIGLIIALTSVSYLSFGQGVADVAAEAACQEQENLLKPILKSSEHPKRGIKSSTWIRLAEAYTNYTTMCGKDSTSGIKAWEAIQKAKELDTDGKEADNIEAVMHGQAMYSATMNQGVAHYNNGNMDMAEKLFGIAATVTPTDSMAAQYTAMLANQQGHTEDAIKYYTQYIETAGGRDPSSYYTLAMIEKKEGDIDGAIAWLKRGIEDTDNKDLRGELVNTYIQEDRLDEAIRDLQDLVNKDPKNVGALLNLGLIYDNEGDKEKALETYNKVLELDPDNYDCNFSIAVIHFNNAVKVKNEVDAMDMETYKKEGQAVLDKACAEFTKSKPYFEKCNSVKPNQAEVTNSLDSLNGILAQCNK, from the coding sequence ATGAGAAAAATAGGACTAATTATAGCCTTAACCTCTGTCAGCTATCTTTCATTCGGTCAGGGAGTGGCCGATGTGGCGGCTGAGGCGGCTTGCCAAGAACAGGAGAACCTTCTCAAACCTATCCTTAAAAGCTCAGAGCATCCCAAAAGAGGCATCAAGTCTAGCACTTGGATACGTTTGGCTGAAGCCTACACCAACTATACAACCATGTGCGGAAAAGATTCTACTTCCGGAATTAAAGCATGGGAAGCCATCCAGAAGGCCAAAGAATTGGATACGGACGGCAAAGAAGCCGACAACATTGAAGCCGTAATGCATGGCCAAGCTATGTATTCTGCAACAATGAACCAAGGTGTTGCCCATTACAACAACGGCAACATGGACATGGCCGAGAAACTTTTCGGTATTGCGGCCACGGTAACGCCTACAGATTCTATGGCTGCTCAGTACACTGCCATGTTGGCCAACCAACAAGGACATACTGAAGATGCCATCAAATACTATACGCAGTACATCGAAACAGCCGGCGGTAGAGATCCATCGTCTTACTATACCTTGGCGATGATCGAGAAAAAAGAAGGCGATATCGATGGAGCAATTGCCTGGTTGAAAAGAGGTATCGAAGATACGGACAACAAAGACCTTAGAGGTGAGTTGGTGAACACATACATTCAGGAAGACCGTTTGGATGAAGCCATTCGTGATTTGCAAGACCTTGTGAATAAAGACCCTAAAAATGTAGGAGCCTTGCTCAACTTGGGTTTGATCTACGATAACGAAGGCGACAAGGAAAAAGCTTTGGAAACCTACAACAAAGTGTTGGAACTTGATCCCGACAATTATGATTGCAACTTCAGTATCGCGGTCATTCACTTCAACAATGCCGTAAAAGTCAAAAACGAAGTGGATGCCATGGATATGGAAACCTACAAAAAAGAAGGACAAGCCGTATTGGACAAAGCCTGTGCAGAATTCACAAAATCAAAGCCGTATTTTGAGAAATGCAACAGTGTGAAACCAAATCAGGCCGAGGTTACAAACAGCCTAGATAGCTTGAACGGAATTTTAGCTCAGTGCAACAAATAA
- a CDS encoding helix-turn-helix domain-containing protein: protein MDEKPLDELNMKIAQIIHDLGFSSSQFADYIGVGRPIISHITKGRNKPSLDIVQNIIQKFPELGFEWTMDGCALDKEMLRKIAGRLDEEQREQEMLRLQGMGVGFISKEDSGNRSVSPASNGTMGKGKAGEKQIKKIVVFYSDNSFTEFNPA from the coding sequence ATGGATGAGAAACCCCTGGATGAGTTGAATATGAAGATTGCTCAAATCATTCATGATTTGGGTTTCTCCAGTTCGCAGTTTGCGGATTATATAGGCGTAGGTCGACCAATTATAAGCCACATAACAAAGGGACGGAATAAGCCGAGTCTGGATATCGTACAGAATATCATTCAAAAGTTTCCGGAGCTGGGTTTTGAATGGACAATGGATGGCTGTGCCCTTGACAAAGAGATGCTAAGGAAAATAGCAGGCCGATTGGATGAGGAACAACGTGAACAGGAAATGCTTCGTCTTCAAGGCATGGGTGTAGGTTTTATTTCTAAAGAAGATTCAGGAAATCGCAGTGTGTCGCCCGCATCGAATGGAACCATGGGCAAGGGAAAAGCCGGAGAAAAGCAGATTAAGAAAATTGTTGTATTTTACAGTGACAATTCATTCACAGAATTTAACCCTGCCTGA
- a CDS encoding 2,3,4,5-tetrahydropyridine-2,6-dicarboxylate N-succinyltransferase, producing MNIDQNLILEAWDNREKLSDPAVSKTIEEVIEHVDKGRLRVAEPLEDGSWQINEWVKKAIILYFPLRKMEIQEVGIFEYHDKMQLKTNYKELGVRVVPPAVARYGAYLASGTILMPSYVNIGAYVDSGTMVDTWATVGSCAQIGKDVHLSGGVGIGGVLEPPQAAPVIIEDGAFIGSRCIIVEGVRVGKRAVLGAGVTLTKSSKIIDVTVDEPVIYKGEVPENSVVIPGTQAKSFPAGEFHVPCALIIGKRKESTDLKTSLNQALRDNDVAV from the coding sequence ATGAATATCGATCAAAATTTGATTTTGGAAGCTTGGGATAACCGAGAGAAATTGAGCGACCCAGCGGTTTCGAAAACAATTGAAGAGGTAATTGAGCATGTCGATAAGGGCAGATTGCGTGTGGCAGAGCCCTTGGAAGACGGTTCTTGGCAAATTAATGAGTGGGTTAAAAAGGCAATTATTTTGTATTTCCCACTTCGGAAAATGGAAATTCAAGAAGTTGGCATTTTTGAGTATCACGATAAAATGCAATTAAAAACAAATTATAAAGAATTGGGTGTACGGGTAGTGCCCCCGGCTGTGGCACGTTATGGGGCCTATTTGGCTAGTGGTACGATCCTCATGCCGAGCTACGTAAACATTGGTGCGTATGTAGATTCTGGCACCATGGTCGATACCTGGGCTACGGTTGGAAGTTGTGCTCAGATTGGTAAAGATGTGCACCTCAGTGGTGGTGTGGGTATTGGTGGTGTTTTGGAGCCCCCTCAAGCCGCTCCTGTAATTATTGAAGATGGGGCTTTTATTGGCTCGCGTTGCATTATCGTAGAAGGTGTGCGTGTGGGTAAGCGTGCTGTTTTGGGAGCGGGTGTTACGCTGACGAAAAGCTCAAAAATTATCGACGTGACTGTGGACGAGCCTGTGATTTACAAAGGCGAGGTGCCCGAAAACAGTGTGGTTATTCCAGGTACACAAGCCAAAAGCTTCCCTGCGGGTGAGTTTCATGTACCTTGTGCCTTGATTATCGGCAAAAGAAAGGAAAGTACAGACCTCAAAACAAGCTTGAACCAGGCTTTGAGAGACAATGATGTGGCAGTGTAA
- the gap gene encoding type I glyceraldehyde-3-phosphate dehydrogenase, whose translation MNDIKVAINGFGRIGRLVYRQIYDMEGIDVVAINDLTSPATLAHLLKYDTAQGRFGQDVKATENSIIVNGDEVNIYSQRDPSQIPWAEHDVDVVLECTGFFASDEKAAAHLTAGAKKVVISAPATGDVKMIVFGVNHDTLDGSETIISGASCTTNCLAPMAKALNDAFGIKSGLMTTIHAYTNDQNTQDAPHKDLRRARAAAQNIVPNTTGAAKAIGKVLPELNGILDGAAQRVPTLTGSLTELVTILDKKVTAEEVNEVMKAAADESYGYTEDPIVSSDIIGINFGSLFDATQTKVQTVGDSQLVKTVSWYDNEMSYVSQLVRTVKHFAGLIQK comes from the coding sequence ATGAACGACATTAAAGTTGCTATTAACGGATTTGGTAGAATAGGTAGATTGGTGTACCGTCAGATCTACGATATGGAAGGAATTGATGTAGTGGCGATCAACGACTTGACAAGTCCTGCTACATTGGCTCATCTATTGAAATACGATACTGCCCAAGGACGTTTTGGACAGGATGTAAAAGCCACTGAAAACAGCATTATTGTAAACGGTGACGAAGTGAACATTTATTCTCAGCGTGACCCATCGCAAATTCCTTGGGCTGAGCACGATGTGGATGTGGTTTTGGAGTGTACTGGTTTCTTTGCCAGCGACGAAAAAGCAGCCGCTCACTTGACAGCCGGTGCGAAAAAAGTGGTGATCTCTGCACCAGCTACTGGTGATGTGAAAATGATCGTTTTCGGTGTAAACCACGATACATTGGACGGTTCTGAAACCATCATTTCTGGTGCTTCTTGTACCACAAACTGTTTGGCTCCAATGGCCAAAGCTTTGAATGATGCTTTCGGTATCAAATCAGGTTTGATGACTACGATTCACGCCTATACAAACGACCAAAATACTCAAGATGCTCCGCATAAAGATTTGAGAAGAGCTCGTGCGGCTGCTCAAAACATTGTGCCAAACACGACAGGTGCTGCGAAAGCGATTGGTAAAGTATTGCCCGAATTGAACGGTATTTTGGACGGTGCCGCTCAGCGTGTACCTACACTTACTGGCTCTTTGACCGAATTGGTAACCATTTTGGACAAAAAAGTAACGGCCGAAGAAGTAAACGAAGTAATGAAAGCCGCAGCCGACGAAAGCTATGGCTATACTGAAGATCCGATCGTGAGCTCCGATATTATCGGTATCAACTTCGGTTCTTTGTTTGATGCAACACAAACCAAAGTACAAACAGTCGGTGATAGCCAATTGGTGAAAACCGTAAGCTGGTATGACAACGAAATGTCTTACGTTTCGCAATTGGTTCGTACCGTAAAACATTTTGCTGGATTGATTCAGAAATAA
- the trmB gene encoding tRNA (guanosine(46)-N7)-methyltransferase TrmB, whose protein sequence is MRRKQHRFKHNQDAHNVIERGKEWYTKIKGNWAEYFGNDKPLVLELACGKGEYTVGLAENIPDMNFIGIDIKGDRIARGSKRAMDKGLDNAAFLRTGIQFLDEFFNADEIEEIWLIHPDPQPRDKEEKRRLTNPHFLGIYKKYLRKGGLFKLKTDSRFLYDYSLEILQKDNEFELLDHTDDLYNSPLLDEHFGIRTHYEQIWTERGSSVHYIKCRLK, encoded by the coding sequence TTGAGAAGAAAACAACACCGGTTCAAGCACAATCAAGATGCTCACAATGTAATTGAGCGTGGAAAAGAATGGTATACGAAAATAAAGGGAAATTGGGCGGAGTATTTCGGTAACGACAAACCTTTGGTTTTGGAATTGGCTTGCGGAAAGGGCGAGTATACGGTTGGATTGGCCGAAAATATTCCCGACATGAACTTTATTGGTATTGATATTAAGGGAGATCGGATTGCTCGTGGAAGTAAAAGGGCGATGGACAAAGGCTTGGACAATGCGGCATTTCTGCGAACGGGCATTCAGTTTTTGGATGAGTTTTTCAATGCCGATGAAATCGAAGAAATATGGTTAATTCATCCGGATCCGCAACCCCGTGACAAAGAGGAGAAAAGACGCCTAACCAATCCGCATTTTTTGGGTATTTACAAGAAGTATTTGCGTAAAGGCGGACTCTTCAAATTGAAAACGGATTCGCGTTTCCTTTACGATTACAGCCTGGAAATCTTGCAAAAGGACAATGAATTTGAATTGCTCGATCATACCGATGACTTGTATAATTCGCCCTTGCTCGATGAGCATTTTGGTATTCGCACACATTATGAGCAAATCTGGACCGAAAGGGGCAGTTCGGTACATTATATCAAGTGCCGTTTGAAATAG